In Ancalomicrobiaceae bacterium S20, the following proteins share a genomic window:
- a CDS encoding 2'-deoxycytidine 5'-triphosphate deaminase: MATTMPGAVPGILAVQQIKALAEAGGISAERAFDADQIQPASVDLRLGRVAYRVRASFLPGPGLSVADKVRDLTLHEIDLSTGAVLETGCVYIVPVLESLALPAGMSASANPKSSTGRLDVFTRVIVDKARAFDTIPAGYHGPLYIEISPRTFPVLVRAGSRLSQIRFRCGDARLDDVALSALHAREAIVDGVPVLHDGLSLSIDLEGVDGLVGYRAKRHTAVVDVDRKAGLDVLDFWEPIDGRGRRSLILDPDEFYILVSREAVHVPPDYAAEMVPFDPLVGEFRVHYAGFFDPGFGHSAAGGAGSRAVLEVRSHEVPFILDHGQIIGRLVYEAMSERPERLYGQDIGSNYQAQGLKLSKHFRNAI; the protein is encoded by the coding sequence ATGGCGACGACAATGCCGGGGGCCGTGCCGGGCATTCTGGCGGTTCAGCAGATCAAGGCCTTGGCCGAGGCCGGCGGCATCAGCGCCGAACGCGCCTTCGACGCCGACCAGATCCAGCCGGCGAGCGTCGACCTGCGCCTCGGCCGGGTCGCCTATCGCGTGCGGGCGAGCTTCCTGCCCGGTCCGGGCCTGTCGGTCGCCGACAAGGTCCGCGACCTGACGCTGCACGAGATCGATCTCTCGACCGGTGCCGTGCTGGAGACGGGCTGCGTCTACATCGTGCCGGTGCTGGAGAGCCTCGCCCTGCCCGCCGGCATGTCGGCCTCGGCCAATCCGAAGAGCTCGACCGGGCGGCTCGACGTGTTCACGCGCGTCATCGTCGACAAGGCGCGCGCCTTCGACACGATTCCGGCCGGCTACCACGGCCCGCTCTATATCGAGATCAGCCCGCGCACCTTCCCCGTGCTGGTTCGCGCCGGCTCGCGGCTGTCGCAGATCCGGTTCCGCTGCGGCGACGCCCGGCTCGACGACGTCGCGCTGTCGGCGCTGCATGCGCGCGAGGCGATCGTCGACGGCGTGCCGGTGCTGCACGACGGCCTGTCGCTGTCGATCGATCTCGAAGGCGTCGACGGGCTGGTCGGCTACCGGGCCAAGCGCCACACCGCCGTGGTCGACGTCGACCGCAAGGCCGGGCTCGACGTGCTCGACTTCTGGGAGCCGATCGACGGTCGCGGTCGGCGCAGCCTGATCCTCGATCCGGACGAGTTCTATATCCTGGTCAGCCGCGAGGCCGTGCACGTGCCGCCCGACTACGCGGCCGAGATGGTGCCGTTCGACCCGCTGGTCGGCGAGTTCCGCGTCCACTACGCCGGCTTCTTCGATCCCGGCTTCGGCCATTCGGCCGCCGGCGGCGCCGGTTCACGCGCGGTACTGGAAGTGCGCAGCCACGAGGTCCCGTTCATCCTCGATCACGGCCAGATCATCGGCCGGCTGGTCTACGAGGCGATGTCCGAACGCCCGGAACGGCTTTACGGCCAGGATATCGGCTCGAACTATCAGGCGCAGGGCCTGAAGCTCTCGAAGCATTTTCGGAACGCGATCTGA
- a CDS encoding O-succinylhomoserine sulfhydrylase, with protein sequence MTARKTRRLATELVHGGTLRSQFAETSEALFLTQGYVYASAEEAEARFNNTSPGYQYSRFSNPTVTMFEERMALLEGSEVARATATGMAAVTAAIMSQLSAGDHVVAAKALFGSCRYIVEDLCPRFGIAATLVDGADLEQWRAAVRDNTKAFFLESPTNPTLEVYDIAAIAAIAHDAGAKLVVDNVFATPIFQSPLALGADVVVYSATKHIDGQGRCLGGVVCCSQDFLERHLQVFIRQTGPSLSPFNAWVMLKGLETLELRVTRQAENAARLADAIAGHPAVTRVIYPGRADHPQAEIVARQMRGGSSLIAFEVAGGKAGAFAVANGLEVIRISNNLGDAKSLITHPATTTHQRLKPEQRAELGISDGLLRLSVGLEDGLDLIDDLTGALERATPARAAE encoded by the coding sequence ATGACCGCCCGCAAGACCCGCCGCCTCGCCACCGAACTCGTGCACGGCGGGACGCTCCGTTCCCAGTTCGCCGAGACGTCGGAAGCGCTGTTCCTGACCCAAGGCTATGTCTACGCCTCGGCGGAAGAGGCCGAGGCGCGCTTCAACAACACCTCGCCGGGCTACCAGTACTCGCGCTTCTCGAACCCGACCGTGACCATGTTCGAGGAGCGCATGGCGCTGCTCGAGGGTTCGGAAGTGGCGCGGGCGACCGCGACCGGCATGGCGGCGGTGACGGCGGCGATCATGAGCCAGCTCTCGGCGGGTGATCATGTGGTCGCGGCCAAGGCGCTGTTCGGCTCCTGCCGCTACATCGTCGAGGATCTGTGTCCGCGTTTCGGCATCGCCGCGACGCTGGTCGACGGCGCCGATCTCGAACAGTGGCGCGCCGCTGTGCGCGACAACACCAAGGCCTTCTTCCTCGAAAGCCCGACCAACCCGACGCTCGAGGTCTACGACATCGCCGCGATCGCCGCGATCGCCCATGACGCCGGCGCCAAGCTCGTGGTCGACAATGTCTTCGCGACGCCGATCTTCCAGTCGCCGCTCGCGCTCGGCGCCGATGTGGTTGTCTACTCGGCGACCAAGCACATCGATGGCCAGGGCCGCTGTCTCGGTGGCGTCGTCTGCTGCTCGCAGGATTTCCTCGAACGCCATCTGCAGGTGTTCATCCGCCAGACCGGCCCGTCGCTGAGCCCGTTCAACGCCTGGGTCATGCTGAAGGGCCTGGAGACGCTCGAACTGCGCGTCACGCGCCAGGCCGAGAACGCCGCCCGCCTTGCCGATGCGATCGCCGGCCATCCGGCCGTGACCCGCGTCATCTATCCGGGCCGCGCCGACCACCCGCAGGCCGAGATCGTCGCCCGCCAGATGCGCGGCGGCTCGAGCCTGATCGCCTTCGAGGTCGCCGGCGGCAAGGCCGGCGCCTTCGCGGTCGCCAATGGCCTCGAGGTGATCCGGATCTCGAACAACCTCGGCGATGCCAAGAGCCTGATCACGCATCCGGCCACCACCACGCATCAGCGGCTGAAGCCGGAGCAGCGCGCCGAACTCGGCATCTCCGACGGCCTGCTGCGCCTTTCGGTCGGCCTCGAGGACGGTCTCGACCTGATCGACGATCTCACCGGCGCGCTCGAGCGCGCCACGCCGGCGCGCGCCGCCGAGTAG
- a CDS encoding lysine--tRNA ligase gives MTARVPQALDLAPALIEAAGKSKAWPFEEARKLVARLEKTPKDEVLFETGYGPSGLPHIGTFGEVARTSMVRHAFRVLTGDTVKTKLLCFSDDMDGLRKVPDNVPNREMMTSHLGKPLTRVPDPFSNEYPSFAHHNNARLRRFLDAFGFDYEFASATEYYTSGRFDATLLTVLERFEQVMAVMLPTLGEERRATYSPFLPIHPKTGVVMQVAVEERNLAAGTIVWRDPATGERFETPVTGGGAKLQWKPDWGMRWAALGVDYEMAGKDLIDSVKLSSKICAIIGGRPPEGFNYELFLDENGQKISKSKGNGLTIDEWLTYASPESLALFMFREPKAAKKLYFDVIPRNVDEYDQFLDAFDRQPVEQQLGNPVWHIHGGEPPKVEKVAGQAVPFSMLLNLVSASNAENPAVLWGFLSRYAPGANAETHPHLDRLVGYAIRYFRDFVKPNKTFRAPTEVERAALVALDAALGGLPANAASDEIQTVVYDVGRTHVPDTKKLGPDGRPGVAQEFFAALYQILLGQERGPRFGSFVALYGIAETRALIAEALAGRLAAA, from the coding sequence ATGACTGCGCGCGTACCCCAAGCTCTCGACCTCGCCCCCGCGCTGATCGAGGCTGCGGGCAAGTCGAAAGCCTGGCCTTTCGAGGAGGCGCGCAAGCTCGTGGCCCGGCTTGAGAAGACGCCGAAGGACGAGGTTTTGTTCGAGACCGGCTACGGCCCCTCGGGCCTGCCGCACATCGGCACCTTCGGCGAGGTCGCGCGCACCTCGATGGTGCGCCATGCCTTCCGCGTCCTGACGGGCGACACGGTCAAGACCAAGCTCCTGTGCTTCTCCGACGACATGGACGGGCTGCGCAAGGTGCCGGACAATGTGCCGAACCGCGAGATGATGACCTCGCATCTCGGCAAGCCGTTGACCCGCGTGCCGGACCCGTTCTCGAACGAATATCCGAGCTTCGCCCATCACAACAATGCCCGGCTGCGCCGCTTCCTGGACGCCTTCGGCTTCGACTACGAATTCGCCTCGGCGACCGAGTACTACACCTCGGGCCGTTTCGACGCGACGCTGCTCACTGTGCTGGAGCGCTTCGAGCAGGTGATGGCGGTGATGCTGCCGACGCTCGGCGAGGAGCGTCGGGCGACCTATTCGCCGTTCCTGCCGATCCACCCGAAGACCGGCGTGGTGATGCAGGTCGCGGTCGAGGAGCGCAACCTCGCCGCCGGCACGATCGTCTGGCGCGACCCGGCGACGGGCGAGCGCTTCGAGACGCCGGTGACCGGCGGCGGCGCCAAGCTGCAGTGGAAGCCGGATTGGGGCATGCGCTGGGCCGCGCTCGGCGTCGACTACGAGATGGCCGGCAAGGACCTGATCGACTCGGTCAAGCTGTCGAGCAAGATCTGTGCGATCATCGGCGGCCGCCCGCCGGAAGGCTTCAATTACGAACTGTTCCTCGACGAGAACGGCCAGAAGATCTCCAAGTCGAAGGGCAACGGCCTGACCATCGACGAATGGCTGACCTATGCCTCGCCGGAGAGCCTGGCGCTGTTCATGTTCCGCGAGCCGAAGGCGGCCAAGAAGCTCTATTTCGACGTGATCCCGCGCAACGTCGACGAATACGACCAGTTCCTCGACGCCTTCGATCGCCAGCCGGTCGAGCAGCAGCTCGGCAACCCGGTCTGGCACATCCACGGCGGCGAGCCGCCGAAGGTCGAGAAGGTCGCCGGCCAGGCCGTGCCCTTCTCGATGCTGCTCAATCTGGTCTCGGCCTCGAACGCCGAGAACCCGGCGGTGCTCTGGGGCTTCCTGTCGCGCTACGCGCCGGGCGCCAATGCCGAGACGCACCCGCATCTCGACCGGCTGGTCGGCTACGCGATCCGCTACTTCCGTGACTTCGTGAAGCCGAACAAGACCTTCCGCGCCCCGACCGAGGTCGAGCGCGCGGCGCTGGTCGCTCTCGATGCCGCCCTCGGCGGGCTTCCCGCCAATGCCGCGTCGGACGAGATCCAGACGGTGGTCTACGATGTCGGCCGCACCCATGTGCCCGACACGAAGAAGCTCGGCCCCGATGGCCGTCCGGGCGTCGCCCAAGAGTTCTTCGCCGCCCTCTATCAGATCCTGCTCGGCCAGGAACGTGGTCCGCGGTTCGGCTCCTTCGTGGCGCTCTACGGCATCGCCGAGACGCGCGCGCTGATCGCCGAAGCGCTTGCCGGCCGCCTCGCCGCGGCCTGA
- a CDS encoding thermonuclease family protein translates to MTRLVQPTGPLVRIDPPKPASAAGAAETAPAKRRDPEVPHVLRLAIVEDGVTLRSGALRVKLAGLRPIDTDQTCRTAAGVEWPCGRQATVALRLLMRGRSPACVLPDGIKDGTTVGLCRLGAQDVSEWMVRQGWAYAGTPDLAEAEADAREHRRGAFALDVPSVAPQTSAGVVAPMPGLPLDGVTEQPWEPAPRWRAGTPRHRNRRSRRSA, encoded by the coding sequence ATGACCCGTCTCGTCCAGCCGACCGGCCCCTTGGTGCGCATCGATCCGCCGAAGCCCGCAAGCGCGGCAGGCGCGGCCGAGACAGCGCCGGCGAAGCGTCGCGATCCGGAGGTGCCGCACGTGTTACGGCTCGCGATCGTCGAGGACGGCGTAACGCTGCGCAGCGGCGCCTTGCGTGTCAAACTCGCCGGGCTCCGGCCGATCGACACCGACCAGACCTGTCGGACCGCCGCGGGCGTCGAATGGCCCTGCGGCCGTCAGGCGACAGTCGCGCTGCGGCTCCTGATGCGCGGCCGCTCGCCGGCGTGCGTGCTCCCCGACGGGATCAAGGACGGCACCACGGTCGGGCTCTGCCGGTTGGGTGCCCAGGATGTCTCGGAGTGGATGGTCCGGCAGGGCTGGGCCTATGCCGGGACGCCTGATCTCGCCGAGGCCGAGGCCGATGCACGCGAACACAGGCGCGGCGCCTTCGCGCTCGACGTGCCTTCGGTCGCACCGCAGACCAGCGCCGGCGTGGTCGCGCCGATGCCCGGCCTGCCGCTCGATGGCGTGACCGAACAACCGTGGGAGCCGGCCCCTCGCTGGCGAGCCGGGACGCCGCGGCACCGAAACCGACGGTCACGCCGTAGCGCGTGA
- a CDS encoding tellurite resistance TerB family protein: MPKSFTPHEALIHLMVTVSVADRAMTDIELEAIGHLVDKAPVFEGFDRKGLPAVATRTAELLRGTDGIDQILAAAKAALPERLLETAYALVVEVAAADTVAEQEELRFLEEIRDAFNLDPLVTAAIERSARVRYRRL, encoded by the coding sequence ATGCCGAAGTCGTTCACGCCGCATGAAGCGCTGATCCACCTGATGGTGACGGTCTCGGTGGCCGATCGGGCGATGACCGACATCGAGCTCGAGGCGATCGGCCATCTGGTCGACAAGGCGCCGGTGTTCGAAGGCTTCGATCGCAAGGGGCTGCCGGCGGTCGCGACCCGCACCGCGGAGCTGCTGCGCGGCACCGACGGGATCGACCAGATCCTGGCGGCCGCCAAGGCGGCGCTGCCCGAGCGCCTGCTCGAGACCGCCTACGCGCTGGTGGTCGAGGTGGCGGCGGCCGATACCGTCGCGGAGCAGGAGGAACTCCGGTTTCTCGAAGAGATACGCGACGCCTTCAACCTCGATCCGCTGGTCACGGCGGCGATCGAGCGCAGCGCCCGCGTGCGCTATCGGCGCCTCTGA
- the apaG gene encoding Co2+/Mg2+ efflux protein ApaG, producing the protein MYESVTHAVRVVVTPTFVMEKSEPEDSRWFWSYRVEITNFRPEAITLRSRHWVITDGLGRVQEVRGPGVVGEEPRIASGATFEYTSGCPLGTPSGFMVGSYRMQGEDGAFFEVAIPAFSLDTPDVRRVVN; encoded by the coding sequence ATGTACGAATCGGTCACTCACGCCGTCCGTGTCGTCGTTACGCCGACCTTCGTGATGGAGAAGTCGGAACCCGAGGATTCGCGCTGGTTCTGGTCCTATCGGGTCGAGATCACCAACTTCCGCCCCGAAGCCATAACGCTTCGGTCGCGGCACTGGGTGATCACGGACGGCCTCGGGCGGGTCCAGGAGGTTCGCGGGCCGGGCGTGGTCGGCGAAGAGCCGCGCATCGCGTCCGGCGCCACGTTCGAATACACCTCCGGTTGCCCGCTCGGCACGCCGTCCGGCTTCATGGTCGGCAGCTATCGGATGCAGGGCGAGGACGGCGCCTTTTTCGAGGTCGCGATTCCGGCTTTTTCGCTCGACACGCCGGATGTACGGCGCGTCGTCAACTGA